A single region of the Geobacillus subterraneus genome encodes:
- a CDS encoding NADH dehydrogenase subunit 5, giving the protein MELEWFVWGWLAAVAIVFASAIVWLFPRVPERYVHVHVWLLLLPGAAALSGWIGAGAVEVGIWRFDTVTWLAGVYISLLSWAIQRFAIRYLHGDRAYRLYFSLLTWTAFAASLTWAGGDLRLMVICWGLPLIGLVALTGLKKEWGPARFVARQMAAVFGISWLAVAVVVGWLGAATGEWRLASALSVEHLARLGAWEKAVMNGLLILAAIIPAGQWPFHRWLMESAVTPTPVSAVMHAGLVNAGGLLLWRFSPLFSGTEAHVALFMIAFFSILIGTGISLVHVDYKRQLVASTMAQMGVMLVQCALGAYGAAVVHLVLHGLFKATLFLQSGSVVPRVGRAGYRKAGGSWRGSMVVGALLGAAFWFAAPGEPARLLSALLLGASAAVAWGRLADFREGRWLGFAVVAALAFVSETVRHEFMALFGEGGASVFIPTAPFEWMAGMLFAAAALAAYWIANERTSALAIRLYMRLVHLGEPRLAAMETHPHYLASYMKEGMAHE; this is encoded by the coding sequence ATGGAGCTTGAATGGTTCGTATGGGGCTGGCTGGCAGCGGTGGCGATTGTGTTTGCCAGCGCGATCGTATGGCTATTTCCGCGCGTGCCGGAGCGGTATGTGCACGTACACGTCTGGCTGTTGCTTCTGCCGGGGGCGGCAGCGCTGTCGGGATGGATCGGCGCTGGTGCCGTGGAAGTCGGGATATGGCGATTTGATACGGTCACCTGGCTGGCTGGTGTCTATATTTCGCTCCTTAGCTGGGCGATTCAACGGTTTGCGATCCGTTATTTGCATGGCGACCGTGCGTATCGGCTTTATTTTTCGCTGTTGACTTGGACCGCCTTTGCCGCTTCACTCACATGGGCGGGCGGTGACTTGCGTTTGATGGTCATATGCTGGGGGCTGCCGTTGATCGGCCTTGTAGCATTAACCGGGTTGAAAAAAGAGTGGGGGCCCGCTCGGTTCGTCGCCCGACAGATGGCCGCGGTATTTGGCATCAGTTGGCTGGCTGTCGCCGTTGTAGTTGGGTGGCTTGGGGCGGCGACCGGCGAATGGCGTCTTGCTTCGGCGCTGTCAGTGGAGCACCTTGCACGTCTAGGTGCCTGGGAGAAGGCAGTGATGAACGGGCTGCTTATTTTGGCGGCGATCATCCCGGCTGGACAATGGCCGTTTCACCGCTGGCTGATGGAATCGGCAGTAACACCGACACCGGTGTCGGCGGTCATGCATGCCGGGCTCGTCAATGCCGGCGGGCTGTTGCTTTGGCGTTTTTCTCCGCTTTTTAGTGGGACGGAGGCGCATGTAGCACTGTTTATGATCGCCTTTTTCTCAATTTTGATCGGAACCGGGATCAGCTTGGTGCATGTTGACTATAAGCGCCAGCTTGTCGCGTCAACGATGGCGCAAATGGGCGTCATGCTTGTGCAATGCGCCCTTGGCGCTTATGGGGCGGCGGTTGTGCATTTAGTGCTGCACGGGTTGTTTAAAGCGACGCTTTTTCTGCAGTCCGGTTCGGTCGTCCCGCGAGTGGGCCGGGCGGGATATCGAAAAGCGGGAGGTTCATGGCGGGGCAGCATGGTCGTCGGCGCACTGCTTGGGGCAGCCTTTTGGTTTGCAGCTCCCGGTGAACCGGCTCGCTTGTTAAGTGCGCTCCTGCTTGGCGCTTCGGCGGCGGTCGCCTGGGGACGGCTCGCCGACTTTCGCGAAGGCCGCTGGCTTGGCTTCGCTGTTGTCGCCGCCTTGGCGTTTGTTTCGGAAACGGTGCGCCATGAGTTTATGGCGCTCTTCGGTGAAGGGGGAGCATCCGTGTTCATTCCGACTGCTCCGTTCGAATGGATGGCAGGCATGTTATTCGCCGCGGCGGCGCTCGCTGCCTATTGGATCGCGAACGAGCGCACGTCAGCGCTTGCCATTCGTTTGTATATGCGGCTCGTTCACCTTGGAGAGCCGCGCCTAGCGGCAATGGAGACGCATCCGCATTACTTGGCATCCTATATGAAGGAGGGAATGGCTCATGAATAA
- a CDS encoding glycosyltransferase family 8 protein — protein sequence MFRILVTTDANYLPPLKVLMRSLFCNNRRPFTFYLLYSRIAEEEIRALSDFVRKQGHELVPIYVDPQLFHDAPVFRHYTAEMYYRLAAHLFLPSDVERVLYLDPDIVAINPIDELYEMDFEGNWFIAAEHTHSTKVANLFNKLRLKTPNAKGYFNTGVMMMDIAMMRQHVRLEEIYQFIRDNRFKLVLPDQDVLNGLYWDKIKPVDGYRYNYDARYYDLLQLLPNPKHDLSWIEEHTVFIHYCGKEKPWKPNYKGELGLFYRRYSQMLELEGETIV from the coding sequence ATGTTCCGCATTTTAGTGACGACAGACGCTAATTATCTTCCGCCGTTGAAAGTGCTCATGCGTTCGTTATTTTGCAATAATCGGCGCCCGTTTACGTTTTATTTGCTTTATTCGCGCATTGCGGAGGAGGAGATCCGGGCGCTTAGTGATTTCGTGCGCAAGCAAGGGCATGAACTGGTGCCGATTTATGTCGACCCGCAACTGTTTCATGACGCTCCGGTGTTTCGCCACTATACGGCCGAGATGTATTACCGGCTGGCGGCCCATTTGTTTCTGCCTTCGGATGTCGAGCGTGTATTGTACCTTGACCCGGATATTGTCGCCATTAACCCGATCGATGAGTTGTATGAGATGGATTTTGAAGGGAATTGGTTTATCGCTGCCGAACATACACATTCCACGAAAGTGGCCAACTTGTTCAACAAACTTCGGTTAAAGACGCCGAATGCCAAAGGCTATTTCAACACAGGCGTAATGATGATGGATATAGCGATGATGCGGCAACACGTCCGGCTAGAGGAGATTTACCAGTTCATTCGCGACAACCGGTTTAAGCTTGTCCTCCCGGATCAAGACGTGCTTAACGGGCTGTATTGGGACAAAATCAAACCGGTCGACGGCTACCGCTACAATTACGATGCCCGTTACTATGACCTTTTACAGCTGTTGCCGAATCCAAAGCATGACTTGTCTTGGATTGAGGAGCATACGGTCTTCATTCATTATTGCGGTAAAGAAAAACCATGGAAGCCTAATTACAAAGGGGAGCTCGGACTGTTTTACAGGCGATACAGCCAAATGCTCGAGTTGGAAGGGGAAACGATAGTGTAA
- a CDS encoding RNA polymerase sigma factor, with amino-acid sequence MERELIERIRHGDEGAFAELYQLYAEYALRVAAAVTGSSANAADAVQETFIRVYDHIGRFDPSRPFRPWFYRILINECRRFMKKQRAVAILSEEMGAAGFLSYEERYAFAQYEELYKAIGRLKEKQRIPIVLKYLQGFTDEEIADILDLNVNTVKSRLFKARSQLMKWMKMEEERGATNG; translated from the coding sequence ATGGAGAGGGAGCTGATCGAGCGGATTCGGCACGGCGATGAAGGAGCATTCGCTGAATTGTATCAGCTTTACGCAGAATATGCTTTGCGCGTGGCAGCAGCGGTGACCGGAAGCAGTGCGAACGCGGCGGATGCTGTACAGGAAACGTTTATCCGCGTCTATGACCATATCGGGCGCTTTGACCCCTCTAGGCCGTTTCGGCCATGGTTTTACCGCATTTTGATCAATGAATGCCGGCGGTTTATGAAAAAACAGCGCGCTGTTGCCATCTTGAGCGAGGAGATGGGAGCTGCCGGTTTTCTGTCGTATGAAGAGCGTTACGCGTTTGCACAGTATGAAGAGCTGTACAAAGCGATCGGGCGGTTGAAGGAAAAGCAGCGTATTCCTATAGTGCTGAAATATTTGCAAGGATTCACCGATGAGGAAATCGCCGACATTCTCGATTTAAACGTCAATACTGTAAAATCGCGGCTGTTTAAAGCGCGCAGCCAACTAATGAAATGGATGAAAATGGAGGAGGAAAGGGGTGCGACAAATGGATGA
- a CDS encoding DUF2309 domain-containing protein: MPIERTVGVFKRDRVQGRPLADMVKEAAKAIAPLWPISAFIARHPWMGFERERFADAADRLQQVYGIDLYPPMAVFHTALAKGEIDLSFVEQRLQRWLDKQPLPAPRHEAERLCRALLWNDTVPEEAFGLAELVPLAEATQLRLTAVRPVSARLGNIAERLDQQMIKWCKLFYDESGASWTLPHRERGFYQAWRQLAAADPALSKDERKRLSDWPHDPNEALRQALEKLGVQDEDAVAYVEAHLLALPGWAGMTVWRSRQAGDEVDGLIGYLAVRLSLEWALAAPHLPLGEEENGDRNDVLPLLAAWFHWAGMAPEDWRRLRPDEQQARLAFADRFWRIDRRHLWLEAWEDTDEARLKEAVSTRRPVSEPERAAAQLLFCIDVRSEPFRRHLEAAGPFETYGCAGFFGLPIQTRALDSDDAHPSCPAIVAPQHEIRETADQEEAKPYRRRRDALRFVGETFKKIKQHILAGLLLPEMSGPWLGLHTLARSAAPAWAGRVIRRAETTTEQKPKTMLSLHRHSGDEAAGLPVGLTKEEQVQYVKQLLVNIGLTSSFAPLVVVCGHESETANNPYASALDCGACGGAAGAFNARVFTALANLPSVRAELAKEGIVIPEETVFVAAEHITTVDELRWLEVPPLSEAAQRSFDQLKRVLGGVSRHANAERMAKLPHVGGMPHDPVAEAQRRAVDWSEVRPEWGLAGNTAFFIGRRALTKGVHLDGRVFLHSYDWREDPTGEALAGIIAGPATVGQWINLQYYASTVAPHYYGSGDKTTQTVTGGIGVMQGNGSDLLTGLPWQSVAASDRELFHSPLRLLVIIEAPSYYIERLLSENGDFRQKVENGWLRLASIDPHSGAWVKWESARALSVQPR, encoded by the coding sequence ATGCCGATTGAGCGAACGGTTGGAGTATTCAAGCGGGATCGCGTGCAAGGCCGCCCGCTCGCTGACATGGTCAAAGAGGCGGCAAAGGCGATTGCCCCGCTTTGGCCGATTTCGGCATTTATCGCCCGCCATCCGTGGATGGGGTTTGAAAGGGAACGGTTTGCCGATGCAGCCGATCGGTTGCAACAAGTGTATGGGATCGACTTGTATCCGCCGATGGCCGTGTTCCATACAGCGTTGGCCAAAGGAGAGATCGATCTTTCGTTCGTTGAGCAACGGCTGCAGCGCTGGCTTGACAAACAGCCGCTTCCGGCGCCGCGCCACGAAGCGGAACGGCTTTGCCGCGCCCTCCTTTGGAACGACACGGTGCCGGAGGAAGCGTTTGGTCTTGCGGAGCTGGTACCGTTGGCGGAGGCAACGCAGCTGCGTCTGACGGCTGTCCGGCCGGTCAGCGCACGGTTGGGCAACATCGCCGAACGGCTTGATCAACAGATGATCAAGTGGTGCAAGCTGTTTTATGATGAAAGCGGGGCGTCATGGACGCTTCCGCATCGTGAGCGCGGTTTTTATCAGGCATGGCGCCAGCTTGCCGCCGCGGACCCAGCGCTTTCGAAAGATGAACGGAAGCGGCTTTCCGATTGGCCGCACGATCCAAATGAGGCGCTGCGCCAGGCGCTTGAAAAACTGGGGGTGCAGGACGAAGACGCAGTGGCGTATGTGGAGGCGCATTTGCTGGCGCTGCCTGGCTGGGCCGGCATGACAGTGTGGCGATCGCGTCAAGCAGGCGATGAGGTGGATGGATTGATCGGTTATTTAGCTGTCCGGCTCTCGCTCGAGTGGGCGCTTGCCGCCCCGCATTTGCCGTTAGGCGAGGAAGAAAACGGAGATCGGAACGATGTTCTTCCGTTGTTGGCCGCTTGGTTTCATTGGGCCGGAATGGCGCCGGAAGACTGGCGGCGCTTGCGGCCGGACGAACAACAAGCCCGCCTGGCTTTTGCGGATCGCTTTTGGCGGATTGACCGCCGTCACCTTTGGCTTGAGGCGTGGGAAGATACGGATGAAGCAAGGCTGAAAGAGGCGGTGTCCACGCGCCGTCCGGTGAGCGAACCAGAGCGGGCCGCAGCTCAGCTGCTGTTTTGTATTGACGTTCGTTCCGAGCCGTTTCGCCGGCATTTGGAAGCAGCTGGGCCGTTTGAAACATACGGATGTGCCGGCTTTTTTGGCTTGCCGATTCAGACGCGCGCGCTTGACAGCGATGATGCCCACCCATCGTGCCCGGCGATCGTCGCGCCCCAGCATGAAATTCGCGAAACGGCGGATCAAGAGGAAGCCAAACCCTATCGCCGCCGGCGCGATGCGCTTCGCTTTGTCGGTGAAACGTTTAAAAAAATCAAGCAGCACATATTGGCCGGCTTATTGCTTCCGGAAATGAGCGGGCCATGGCTCGGCTTGCATACGCTCGCTCGGAGCGCAGCGCCAGCTTGGGCCGGGCGGGTGATTCGCCGCGCTGAAACGACGACGGAACAAAAACCAAAAACGATGTTGTCGCTCCATCGCCATAGCGGGGACGAAGCGGCCGGACTGCCGGTCGGTTTGACAAAAGAGGAGCAAGTCCAATATGTTAAGCAACTGCTTGTCAACATCGGCCTGACGTCCTCGTTTGCCCCCCTTGTCGTCGTTTGCGGCCACGAAAGCGAAACGGCAAACAACCCGTACGCCTCGGCGCTTGACTGCGGAGCGTGCGGCGGTGCCGCCGGAGCATTTAACGCCCGCGTGTTTACCGCATTGGCGAATTTGCCTAGCGTGCGAGCCGAGCTGGCAAAAGAGGGAATAGTCATTCCGGAGGAGACGGTGTTTGTCGCTGCGGAACATATCACGACCGTTGACGAACTGCGCTGGTTGGAGGTGCCGCCGTTATCAGAAGCGGCTCAGCGGTCGTTTGACCAACTCAAGCGGGTCCTCGGCGGTGTGAGCCGTCATGCGAACGCTGAGCGGATGGCGAAGCTGCCGCATGTTGGCGGCATGCCGCACGACCCGGTGGCAGAAGCGCAGCGCCGCGCGGTTGACTGGAGCGAAGTTCGTCCGGAATGGGGATTAGCCGGAAACACCGCCTTTTTCATTGGCCGGAGGGCGTTAACAAAAGGTGTCCATTTGGACGGAAGAGTGTTTTTGCATAGCTACGATTGGCGCGAGGATCCGACCGGTGAAGCGTTGGCCGGCATTATCGCCGGGCCGGCGACCGTCGGTCAGTGGATCAATTTGCAATATTACGCGTCAACTGTCGCGCCGCACTACTACGGAAGCGGCGATAAAACGACCCAGACGGTTACAGGCGGCATCGGCGTCATGCAAGGGAACGGAAGCGATCTGCTGACCGGCTTGCCGTGGCAGTCGGTGGCGGCATCTGACCGCGAGCTGTTCCATTCTCCGCTCCGCCTGCTCGTCATTATTGAGGCGCCGTCTTATTATATCGAACGGTTGCTCAGCGAAAACGGCGACTTTCGCCAAAAAGTTGAAAACGGTTGGCTCCGCCTTGCCTCCATCGATCCGCATAGTGGGGCGTGGGTGAAATGGGAGAGCGCTCGCGCCTTATCGGTGCAGCCACGCTAA
- a CDS encoding DUF3870 domain-containing protein codes for MKTQFIAGHARLPAGMAAKSLYDTLTITAEIDKKYGVIVEASCTLATEHGRDYVARLLRGHSLRDGIDELLAELDEGYLGKAHSALCAALKDLYKQFCKMDEKEQ; via the coding sequence ATGAAAACACAGTTTATCGCCGGCCATGCGCGACTGCCAGCCGGAATGGCGGCGAAAAGCCTTTACGATACGTTAACGATTACGGCGGAAATTGATAAAAAGTACGGAGTGATCGTTGAGGCGTCGTGCACCCTTGCCACTGAACACGGGCGCGACTATGTCGCCCGGCTGCTTCGCGGCCATTCGCTGCGCGACGGCATTGACGAGCTGTTGGCTGAGCTTGACGAGGGGTATTTAGGCAAAGCGCATTCCGCTCTTTGTGCGGCGCTGAAAGATTTGTACAAACAATTTTGCAAAATGGACGAGAAAGAACAATAG
- a CDS encoding acyl-CoA dehydrogenase family protein, with protein sequence MMNFDFTPEQEMLRQTVRKFVDKEIMPYIKEWDERGAFDRNIFKRLAELNLMGVCIPEQYGGMGMDYNSLAIVCEELERGDTAFRTAVSVHTGLNSLTLLQWGTEEQKQKYLVPQARGEKIGAFGLTEPNAGSDVASIQTTAVRDGDDYILNGQKTWISLADIADHFLVFAYTDKSKKHRGISAFIVERTMPGFSSRPIKGKLGIRSGNTGELFFDNVRVPKENLLGEEGEGFKIAMSALDNGRFTVAAGAVGLIMACLEASVKYCHERKTFGKEIGRHQLVQQMIARMEAGLQISRLLVYKVGFLKNEGRRCTRETSLAKWIACDYANQAADDAVQVHGAYGYSNEYPVERYLRNSKAPVIYEGTREIHTIMQAEYVLGYREDKPLRKTLPAWRPDED encoded by the coding sequence ATGATGAACTTCGACTTTACACCGGAACAAGAGATGTTGCGGCAAACGGTGCGCAAGTTTGTCGACAAAGAAATTATGCCGTATATCAAAGAATGGGATGAGCGCGGCGCATTTGACCGCAACATTTTCAAACGGCTCGCCGAGCTCAATTTAATGGGCGTCTGCATTCCGGAGCAATATGGCGGCATGGGGATGGACTACAACTCGCTCGCCATCGTCTGCGAAGAGCTCGAGCGCGGCGACACCGCCTTCCGCACCGCCGTCTCGGTTCACACCGGGCTCAACAGCTTAACGCTGCTGCAATGGGGAACGGAAGAACAAAAACAAAAATATCTCGTCCCGCAAGCCCGCGGGGAAAAAATCGGCGCGTTTGGCCTGACCGAACCAAACGCCGGCTCGGACGTCGCTTCGATTCAAACGACCGCTGTCCGCGATGGCGATGACTATATTTTAAACGGACAAAAAACGTGGATTTCCCTTGCTGATATCGCCGATCATTTCCTCGTATTCGCCTATACGGATAAATCGAAAAAGCATCGCGGCATTTCCGCTTTTATCGTTGAACGGACAATGCCCGGCTTTTCGTCGCGCCCGATTAAAGGGAAGCTTGGCATCCGCTCCGGCAACACAGGCGAGCTGTTTTTTGACAACGTCCGCGTCCCGAAAGAAAACTTGCTCGGCGAGGAAGGTGAAGGGTTCAAAATCGCCATGTCCGCGCTTGACAACGGCCGCTTCACCGTCGCTGCCGGCGCCGTCGGCCTCATTATGGCGTGCTTGGAAGCGAGCGTCAAATATTGTCATGAACGAAAAACGTTCGGCAAAGAAATCGGCCGCCATCAACTCGTTCAGCAAATGATCGCCCGCATGGAAGCCGGCCTGCAAATCAGCCGCCTGCTCGTCTACAAAGTCGGATTTTTGAAAAACGAAGGCCGCCGCTGCACGCGGGAAACATCGCTCGCCAAATGGATCGCCTGCGACTACGCCAACCAAGCGGCCGATGACGCCGTTCAAGTCCATGGCGCTTATGGCTACTCGAACGAATATCCGGTCGAACGCTACTTGCGCAACTCAAAAGCGCCGGTCATATACGAAGGCACGCGCGAAATTCATACGATCATGCAGGCGGAGTATGTGCTTGGCTACCGCGAGGACAAACCGCTGCGCAAAACATTGCCGGCATGGCGGCCAGACGAGGACTAA
- a CDS encoding CaiB/BaiF CoA transferase family protein — MGGALDGVRVLDLSRVLAGPYATMILGDLGADVIKIEAPGGSDDTRFWGPPFQNGMSAYYTAVNRNKRSMTVDLKTEEGRKTVFRLAETADVVIHNFKTGTMDKWGLGYEALSRLNPRLIYCSITGFGETGPLAPLAGYDYIIQAMSGWMSINGAPDTGPLKVGVAVTDVFTGLYAAIAIEAALLAREKTGRGQKIDLSLFDCAIGALVNVAANYLLSGDVPKPLGNEHPNIVPYSTYEASDGPIVIAIGNDRQFQALCSLLSDRSIGADPRFQTNPGRVAHRDELNRRLNEEIKQRTRAEWQRLLAEKGIPCGPVQTLDELFRHPQTAAREMTVTMHHPTVGPLPLVASPLKLSGTPVSYRLPPPLAGEHNGEAEIGWRNGHAPQSGQNESP; from the coding sequence ATGGGAGGAGCGCTCGATGGCGTGCGTGTTCTCGACCTGTCACGCGTGTTGGCCGGTCCATACGCGACGATGATTTTAGGCGATTTAGGGGCCGATGTCATCAAAATCGAGGCGCCTGGCGGATCGGATGACACCCGGTTTTGGGGGCCGCCGTTTCAAAATGGCATGAGCGCTTACTATACAGCCGTCAATCGCAATAAGCGGAGCATGACCGTCGATTTAAAAACGGAGGAAGGGAGAAAAACGGTCTTCCGCCTGGCGGAAACAGCCGATGTCGTCATCCACAATTTCAAAACCGGAACGATGGACAAATGGGGGCTTGGCTATGAAGCGCTGTCCCGGCTGAATCCGCGCCTCATCTATTGCTCGATCACCGGGTTCGGCGAAACCGGGCCGCTTGCCCCGCTCGCCGGCTACGACTACATCATTCAAGCGATGAGCGGCTGGATGAGCATTAACGGCGCCCCGGACACCGGTCCGCTTAAGGTCGGCGTAGCCGTTACCGATGTATTTACCGGCCTGTACGCTGCCATCGCCATTGAAGCGGCGTTGCTTGCCCGCGAAAAAACGGGACGCGGGCAAAAAATCGACCTATCGCTCTTTGACTGCGCGATCGGCGCGCTGGTCAATGTCGCCGCCAATTACTTATTATCCGGCGACGTTCCAAAGCCGCTTGGTAATGAACATCCGAACATCGTTCCGTATTCAACGTACGAGGCAAGTGACGGTCCGATCGTCATCGCTATCGGCAATGACCGGCAGTTTCAAGCGCTTTGTTCATTATTGTCCGACCGTTCGATCGGGGCCGATCCGCGCTTCCAGACGAACCCGGGCCGCGTCGCCCACCGCGACGAACTCAACCGGCGGCTGAACGAGGAGATCAAACAACGGACGCGGGCGGAATGGCAGCGCCTGCTCGCTGAGAAAGGCATCCCGTGCGGCCCGGTGCAGACGCTGGACGAACTGTTTCGCCATCCGCAAACGGCAGCGCGCGAAATGACAGTCACCATGCACCATCCGACCGTCGGTCCGCTCCCGCTTGTCGCCAGTCCGCTCAAGCTATCCGGAACACCCGTATCCTACCGGCTGCCGCCGCCGCTCGCCGGCGAGCATAACGGCGAAGCCGAAATCGGATGGCGAAACGGGCACGCGCCCCAAAGCGGACAGAACGAATCGCCATGA
- a CDS encoding ABC-ATPase domain-containing protein, producing the protein MEALRQRLRAIDQKGYKAYKAIEGEYSFPAFTLAIDHVQGDPFAEPSKIRVIVPRVKTVLTSEWTNTKPRRVRCEDVLVRRVHHELRQWPARARGSGKSGLVSIDAPGQKVLERTAVHITDETITICLSVGLPANGRRILAKEAEGIFFEQIPAVIERAVYGLREEDIRPAVELADQQHAIRRYLHEHGLVAFVANGAILPRESGVSDKPLRRGAVPFQSPPELEVAIPVPHRTEPIKGMGIRKGITLIVGGGYHGKSTLLQALEHGVYDHIAGDGREFVITDSGAVKIRAEDGRSVANVDISPFIGTLPYGKETTRFSTENASGSTSQAASMIEMIEAGASAFLIDEDTSATNLFMRDARMQALIAKEAEPITPYIDKARQLFHDYGISTVLVVGGLGDYFEIADCVIKMEQYAPSDVTSEAKQIAAKMPSGRKAEGGASFGRIRERIPLPESLNSQKGKKAKAAARGRHVIQYGLTDVLLYALEQLVDDSQTRAIAAALLYMERKGWFDGKKTVRQLLDAIEERWDRHGLGSISLRNGHPGEFARPRRFELAAALNRLRTLRCSQ; encoded by the coding sequence ATGGAGGCGCTCAGACAACGACTGCGGGCCATTGATCAAAAGGGATATAAGGCGTACAAAGCGATTGAGGGGGAGTATTCCTTTCCGGCATTTACCCTGGCGATTGACCATGTGCAAGGCGACCCGTTTGCGGAACCGTCAAAAATTCGGGTGATCGTGCCGCGGGTGAAGACGGTGTTGACATCGGAGTGGACGAATACGAAACCGCGCCGCGTCCGTTGCGAAGATGTGCTAGTGCGCCGCGTTCATCACGAACTGCGGCAATGGCCGGCGCGGGCGCGCGGGTCGGGAAAAAGCGGGCTCGTGTCGATCGATGCGCCCGGGCAGAAGGTGCTCGAGCGAACGGCGGTGCACATCACCGATGAGACGATCACCATTTGTTTATCGGTTGGCTTGCCGGCCAACGGGCGGCGCATCTTAGCGAAGGAAGCCGAGGGCATCTTTTTCGAACAAATTCCAGCCGTGATCGAGCGGGCGGTGTACGGCCTTCGTGAAGAGGATATCCGCCCGGCGGTTGAACTGGCCGATCAACAGCACGCCATCCGCCGCTATTTGCATGAGCACGGATTGGTGGCGTTTGTCGCCAACGGCGCGATTTTGCCGCGCGAAAGCGGGGTGAGCGACAAGCCGCTGCGGCGCGGCGCGGTGCCGTTTCAAAGCCCGCCGGAGCTCGAAGTGGCGATTCCGGTGCCGCATCGCACCGAACCGATCAAAGGCATGGGCATCCGAAAGGGGATCACGCTCATTGTCGGCGGCGGTTACCACGGAAAATCGACGCTGCTTCAGGCGTTAGAGCACGGTGTGTATGATCATATCGCCGGCGATGGCCGGGAGTTTGTCATCACCGACAGCGGGGCGGTGAAAATTCGCGCTGAGGACGGTCGCAGCGTGGCCAATGTCGATATTTCCCCGTTTATCGGCACGCTGCCGTACGGCAAGGAGACGACGCGCTTTTCGACGGAAAACGCGAGCGGCAGCACCTCGCAAGCCGCGAGCATGATCGAAATGATCGAAGCGGGGGCGTCGGCGTTTTTGATTGACGAAGATACGAGCGCTACCAATTTGTTCATGCGCGACGCGCGCATGCAGGCGCTCATCGCGAAAGAAGCCGAGCCGATCACCCCGTATATCGACAAAGCCCGCCAGCTGTTTCACGACTACGGCATTTCCACCGTTCTGGTCGTCGGAGGGTTAGGGGATTATTTTGAGATTGCCGATTGTGTGATCAAAATGGAACAGTATGCTCCATCCGATGTGACCAGTGAAGCGAAACAGATCGCGGCCAAGATGCCATCGGGGCGGAAAGCGGAAGGCGGAGCGTCGTTTGGCCGCATTCGTGAGCGCATTCCGCTGCCGGAGAGCTTAAACAGCCAAAAAGGAAAGAAAGCGAAAGCGGCCGCGCGCGGTCGCCATGTCATTCAATACGGGCTGACGGACGTGCTGTTGTATGCGCTCGAGCAGCTTGTTGACGACAGCCAGACGCGAGCGATCGCCGCGGCGCTGCTGTATATGGAACGAAAAGGATGGTTCGACGGAAAGAAAACCGTCCGCCAACTGCTTGATGCCATCGAGGAACGGTGGGACCGACATGGGCTTGGCTCGATTTCTTTGCGCAACGGCCATCCCGGCGAGTTCGCCCGCCCGCGCCGCTTCGAGCTGGCGGCGGCGCTCAATCGGCTGCGGACGCTCCGGTGCAGCCAATAA
- a CDS encoding DUF2294 domain-containing protein, with protein sequence MNKSKGWIESEISKALTKWEKDFLGRGSVSVKTDILRDMIIVSLHGILTPAEYTLCESKEGMLAVKRSRTSLVESGVDDLKEMILEITGERVKSFHTDLSTRTGERIIVFKLFNDLEKQLAK encoded by the coding sequence ATGAACAAATCCAAAGGCTGGATCGAATCCGAAATCAGCAAGGCGCTAACAAAATGGGAAAAAGATTTTCTCGGCCGCGGCTCGGTGTCTGTCAAAACCGATATTTTGCGCGATATGATTATCGTTTCCTTGCATGGCATTTTGACGCCTGCCGAATACACCCTTTGTGAGTCAAAGGAAGGGATGCTCGCCGTGAAGCGGTCGCGGACGAGTTTGGTCGAATCAGGGGTCGATGACTTAAAAGAGATGATTTTGGAAATTACCGGTGAACGGGTGAAAAGTTTTCATACTGATTTAAGCACGCGGACAGGCGAGCGGATTATCGTCTTTAAACTGTTCAACGATTTGGAAAAACAGCTGGCGAAATAA